The Triticum aestivum cultivar Chinese Spring unplaced genomic scaffold, IWGSC CS RefSeq v2.1 scaffold139185, whole genome shotgun sequence genomic sequence CCGCCACGACCTCCCTCCTCAGCGCGCACCATCCGGCCCTCTTCCCCAGTGTCGACCAAATCACCTCCCTCCACATCAACCGTTGTCGACGGAGCTCGCCCCCATCCTCCTTCTCGAGCGGAACCACGGCCTCGCCTTGCTCGCATCTGCCAGCAGTCCTACTTCTCCATGACGATGAGGATAACATGGTCGTGCGTGTTCAGTCATGCCGTGCCCGCCCTCCTTTCTGTCTACTTCTGAGGCGAGGAGCAGTAGCTGCTGGCGGCACTATCGCACCCCTTCTGTTCCTTTCTCAGGTATTCTTGCAGCAAAACAAAAATGCTGTTCAAGTGGTCTCCTGCTCCAGGTTTGCGAGGCTTCAAAAGTTTGGTTTCGTGCAAATGTGTGATTTTCTGTTGGAAAATCAATGAGCAAAAAGTTCAATTTTGCTATTTCATGCAGTTCTCTAGTTGGATAGATTGATGGTTCAATTTGTCCACGCCCGTGCACCCCGAGCTAATGCCATCTTCAGCAAACTCTTCCACCAAGCATGTAAGGTGTTTCCATGGATGG encodes the following:
- the LOC123175829 gene encoding nuclear pore complex-interacting protein family member B13-like — protein: NIILLPSRPIEVCPKPTATSCIWSTPRPCLLPERPPLPPSRAPPAATSLPRAAGCRLPPLRCWKPPPFPAPPDDASLPRPAGRQRHHDHPPPCTVATAVSPARRRYTPLPQRVAATTSLLSAHHPALFPSVDQITSLHINRCRRSSPPSSFSSGTTASPCSHLPAVLLLHDDEDNMVVRVQSCRARPPFCLLLRRGAVAAGGTIAPLLFLSQVFLQQNKNAVQVVSCSSSLVG